The stretch of DNA TATTTATTAAAAAGAATACCGAAAAAGGCGGTGTTGAAGACAAACGCGTAACAGATTTGAAACTTGCCATTGGGCAAATGCAATAATAAAACAAAACCACATTAAAATGAAACTAACGAATATCATCAAATTATTTATAATCACACTAATTATTTCTAGCTGTGGTGAAAAACAAAAACCTTTAGAAGAAGGCATGTACCGTATTAATGGAACGGTTAATGGGTTGGAGAATGGAGACATTTATTTGACCAATTTTCCAAACCCAACAGATACCATAAAAGTTGTCAAAGGAAAATTTACTCTTGAAAAGGAATTGAAGGAAGTTGTAGGGAAAGTTAATTTAACCAAAGATGCGAGCATAAAGTACATGGATTCTAAATTAATGATCTCCTTTTTTATAGAGCCATCTATAATGACACTTGATTTAAATTATGAAGATTTTTCAAAATCTAAACTAATGGGTTCTAAAACACAAGATGAACAATACCAATTAGATGAGATTAGAAGTAAAATTGCGGCTAATTATAAAGCAGAGCAAGATGCTTTTGAAACGGTTAGAAAAAAATATGATGATGCCACAAAAGCAGGAGCCAGTGAAGAAGAATTAGAAGCTATTAAATACGAAGACAATGAAGCCAGAGGCAAACTTGCGCCTATGTGGGAAGAGCAAGGTAAAGTAACATTGCAGTTTATTAAAGACAATCCTAAATCGTTTGTGAGTGTACAATCTTTAATGTTTCAATTAGGCCATATACAGTATGATGAGGCAAAGGCTATTTTAGACCAATTTAATCCAGCGCATTTAAAAATTGGCATAGGTGCTAGATTAGCTAAAGATATTGAAGATATGCGCAAAGGAATTCCTGGCGCCTTGGCAGGAAATTTCAATACTGTAGATATTAACGGCAGCCCATTAAAATTAGAAGATTTTAAGGATAAATACTTACTAATAGATTTTTGGGCGTCTTGGTGTGTGCCTTGTAGAAAAGGAAATCCGCATTTAATTAGTTTATTTGAAAAATACAATCAAAAAGGATTAGAAATTTTAGGCGTTTCAGATGATGATAGAGATCATGATAAATGGCGTAAGGCTGTAGAAAAAGACCAAATAGGAATCTGGCATCATGTGTTAAGAGGTTTAGAATATGACCCTGAAACACGCCGGCAAATTAACAAGCATAAAGACATAAGCAATGGCTATAATATTAGCTCCTTGCCAACCAAAATATTAGTGAATCCAGATGGTGTTATTATTGGCCGTTATGGAGGTGGTGGTGGAACAGACGATGATATGGATCGTGATTTGGCTAAATTATTTATTGAATAAAAAATATTAAAATACTATGAAATGAAAATATTAAATAGAATAGCATTATTACTAATAATCTCACTACTATATAATTGCAAAAATGAGGGGGCACATGACGGTTATGTGATTAATGGAACTACCTCTGACACCAGTGGTTTAGCAACGCTGGTTATAACAGATTTAATTACAAAAACTGATAAAGTCATAGACAGTGCTAAAGTTATTGACGGGAAATTTCAATTTAAAGGCAAGATAGACTTCTCCGATCAAGTAATTATTACTTTGGATAAGGATAGAAGTCACCCTTTTTTTATAGATAATACTAATATTTTTGTTGATTTAAATCCATCTGAATTTCCAAATATATTAGAAGCTAAAGTTATGGGGTCTAAGTTACAAGATGACTTAGAAGTATTTGAAAATCAAGTAAAAGCTATTCAGAACGATGAAAAATACAAAGAACTTAGAGAACTAAATAAAACATATAATGAAGCAGGGAGAAATAGAGATGTGAAATTACAAGAAGAATTGTATAAAAAGTTTGATGATTATAAAGAACTTTCTTTAGAAAGAGCAAATAGAATACAAGACTTACAAATGGATTATTTAAAAAACAATCCGAGTTCACCAATTACCCCTGAAATAGTCGAGTTTTTATTTAATGATAGAGCAACTTTTGAGG from Flavivirga spongiicola encodes:
- a CDS encoding TlpA disulfide reductase family protein, producing the protein MKILNRIALLLIISLLYNCKNEGAHDGYVINGTTSDTSGLATLVITDLITKTDKVIDSAKVIDGKFQFKGKIDFSDQVIITLDKDRSHPFFIDNTNIFVDLNPSEFPNILEAKVMGSKLQDDLEVFENQVKAIQNDEKYKELRELNKTYNEAGRNRDVKLQEELYKKFDDYKELSLERANRIQDLQMDYLKNNPSSPITPEIVEFLFNDRATFEELTSLLNAFKGAAKQTQNFKYFSHKYEIRKRTALGQPAPDFTLKDTEGNDVSLSGLKGKYVLLDFWASWCKPCRASYPHLKEVYKKYKNNGFEVLAISTDRKPEQWLKAIEEDQTVWLQVIDRFVKRGPSEISDLYSVPFLPTTYLVDDKGTILAKNLHANALDKKLETVFGF
- a CDS encoding TlpA disulfide reductase family protein → MKLTNIIKLFIITLIISSCGEKQKPLEEGMYRINGTVNGLENGDIYLTNFPNPTDTIKVVKGKFTLEKELKEVVGKVNLTKDASIKYMDSKLMISFFIEPSIMTLDLNYEDFSKSKLMGSKTQDEQYQLDEIRSKIAANYKAEQDAFETVRKKYDDATKAGASEEELEAIKYEDNEARGKLAPMWEEQGKVTLQFIKDNPKSFVSVQSLMFQLGHIQYDEAKAILDQFNPAHLKIGIGARLAKDIEDMRKGIPGALAGNFNTVDINGSPLKLEDFKDKYLLIDFWASWCVPCRKGNPHLISLFEKYNQKGLEILGVSDDDRDHDKWRKAVEKDQIGIWHHVLRGLEYDPETRRQINKHKDISNGYNISSLPTKILVNPDGVIIGRYGGGGGTDDDMDRDLAKLFIE